One region of Fusarium oxysporum f. sp. lycopersici 4287 chromosome 14, whole genome shotgun sequence genomic DNA includes:
- a CDS encoding hypothetical protein (At least one base has a quality score < 10) has translation MDGSLSVEELTRLLREAEQRAKEERQRAEREQQRAEEAERERQEERQRAEREKQRAEEAERERQEERQRAEREQQRAEASEEQTRLTTLDEYIAACHASVFSRFAIETDPKLTSRGSITNPRDKWCPKNLRPWPDFLDQQKLTFGTLYDSFPTESRVFENRNFLAGLGNRISQRPIADEKTLEYFLHNSVEDPVRAIIQQLKQVEEVSRAFQIGDGVVFENHPHALSDVAEEVVERETPSTPPRTPDHRRDLNQLRPDQICVYRSDNTLSSRRTMVYVSEYKPPHKLTTPHLRLGLRAMDIHREVVNRRTIPTSVDPDARFQYHAEKLTASAITQTYHYMIESGLEYGLLTTGEAIVFLKVDWDEPETLYYHLAEPGPEVSAHPNNVHICTAVGQYLAFTLMALGSPGERRGNRQEERLKAMKNLKTWAEDFESTLRSIPENERSASSDYSPGHEPTTYKDVDRSPALPRKRTRRTAACQTGEGLLRKDDRQEPSDDESAPRPPDTPTPTGRNTRQGTRRSQRLALRPRGGGGGEQGRQYCTQKCLVGMVNGGFLDPKCPNVALHCKSCAPARTRHPVSHEEWLRLLWKQLKQSLDDGIRPLGEGGARGVLFQVTLLAHGYTFVSKGTVRAFIKDLEHEAAVYERLKPIQGVHVPVFLGAVDLRSMNKTYYYDHRVYVVHMSFLSWGGCSIDRAQRIGDMDRSLEDEAIRSLRAMHREGVVHKDVRLANMLFNPETSGVMVIDFERALLLNPPRRPLAQLVPNKRAWKSETMDAKQ, from the coding sequence ATGGATGGATCATTGAGTGTAGAAGAATTGACAAGACTGCTACGAGAAGCTGAGCAGCGCGCGAAGGAGGAGCGACAACGCGCTGAGAGGGAACAGCAACGCGCCGAGGAAGCAGAGAGAGAACGACAGGAAGAGCGACAACGCGCCGAGAGGGAAAAGCAACGCGCCGAGGAAGCAGAGAGAGAACGACAGGAAGAGCGACAACGCGCCGAGAGGGAACAGCAACGCGCCGAAGCGTCAGAGGAACAAACACGACTCACGACACTTGACGAATACATTGCAGCTTGCCATGCTTCCGTTTTCTCTCGCTTCGCAATCGAAACAGATCCAAAACTGACTTCGAGGggctccatcaccaacccgCGTGACAAGTGGTGTCCTAAAAACCTCAGGCCATGGCCCGACTTCCTTGATCAACAGAAGCTCACCTTCGGTACACTCTACGATTCATTTCCTACCGAAAGCCGCGTTTTCGAGAACCGAAACTTCCTGGCCGGCTTGGGGAACAGGATCTCTCAACGACCGATAGCAGACGAGAAGACGCTCGAATATTTCCTACATAATAGCGTGGAGGATCCGGTTAGAGCCATCATACAACAGCTCAAACAGGTGGAAGAGGTCAGCAGGGCTTTTCAGATCGGAGATGGCGTCGTCTTTGAGAACCATCCCCATGCCCTCAGCGATGTGGCCGAAGAAGTCGTTGAGAGGGAGACCCCATCGACACCACCGCGGACGCCAGACCACCGAAGAGATCTCAACCAGTTGCGGCCGGATCAAATCTGCGTCTATCGATCCGACAACACCCTGTCTTCCCGGCGCACTATGGTTTACGTTTCCGAGTATAAGCCGCCTCACAAGTTGACCACTCCGCATCTTCGTCTCGGTCTCCGCGCCATGGACATCCACAGGGAAGTTGTGAACCGAAGGACGATTCCAACTTCTGTAGACCCTGACGCGCGTTTCCAGTACCACGCGGAGAAGCTGACGGCATCTGCCATCACGCAGACATATCATTACATGATCGAAAGTGGCCTTGAATATGGTCTTCTTACTACTGGCGAGGCTATTGTgtttctcaaagtcgactGGGACGAACCTGAGACTCTGTACTATCATCTAGCAGAGCCTGGTCCGGAGGTGTCGGCACATCCGAACAACGTCCATATATGCACGGCTGTCGGTCAATATCTAGCGTTCACCCTTATGGCTCTCGGTTCGCCTGGAGAACGACGGGGGAATAGGCAGGAGGAACGTCTAAAAGCTatgaagaacttgaagacGTGGGCTGAGGACTTCGAATCGACATTGCGTTCTATCCCAGAAAATGAACGATCGGCGTCATCAGACTACTCACCTGGCCATGAACCTACCACCTACAAGGATGTCGATCGGTCGCCGGCCTTGCCCCGCAAGAGGACACGTCGAACAGCCGCGTGCCAGACTGGCGAGGGGTTGTTGAGGAAGGACGACAGGCAGGAACCATCTGATGACGAGTCGGCGCCCAGGCCACCGGACACGCCTACGCCAACCGGACGAAACACAAGACAAGGAACTAGGCGGAGCCAGCGACTGGCGTTACGGCCGCGCGGAGGAGGGGGCGGCGAGCAGGGTCGGCAGTACTGTACGCAGAAATGTCTTGTCGGGATGGTCAACGGTGGTTTTCTCGACCCAAAGTGCCCGAACGTGGCACTTCACTGCAAGAGCTGCGCTCCCGCCCGCACACGTCATCCTGTCAGTCACGAGGAGTGGCTTCGCCTACTCTGGAAGCAGCTGAAACAGTCTCTCGACGACGGGATCAGGCCATTGGGGGAAGGTGGTGCGCGGGGTGTGCTTTTCCAAGTGACCCTACTTGCGCATGGCTACACCTTTGTCAGCAAGGGCACGGTGCGGGCTTTCATCAAAGATCTCGAGCACGAGGCTGCTGTCTACGAGCGTCTCAAACCAATCCAAGGCGTCCACGTGCCTGTTTTCCTGGGTGCGGTTGACCTTCGGTCGATGAACAAGACTTACTACTATGACCACCGGGTCTACGTGGTGCACATGTCATTTTTGTCCTGGGGAGGCTGTAGCATCGACAGAGCACAGAGAATTGGCGACATGGACAGGTCACTCGAAGACGAGGCCATTCGGTCCTTGAGAGCCATGCATCGAGAGGGCGTGGTCCACAAAGATGTGAGGCTTGCAAACATGTTATTCAATCCTGAGACCAGCGGGGTTATGGTGATCGACTTTGAACGGGCTTTGCTACTCAACCCGCCTCGACGTCCGTTGGCGCAGCTGGTGCCGAACAAGCGAGCGTGGAAGTCGGAGACGATGGATGCCAAGCAGTGA